The following proteins are co-located in the Enoplosus armatus isolate fEnoArm2 chromosome 10, fEnoArm2.hap1, whole genome shotgun sequence genome:
- the LOC139291644 gene encoding F-box/LRR-repeat protein 12-like: protein MDEFKACNLDYFPENILIDVLSYLSVRELVRAGRVCKRWKRLVKDQRLWRFVDLTAWKGVTSRILWLLLRQYLGCGLRCLRLRGLLLSARGGTFLSESWLKALSTKCPRLSKLYLLHADLRSLPSCQLLPPSLQMLELRGCELPREFFNQTPTSPAGSQERGEASSSVGAQQQRRDQKGKGLGSPTGIGIERLVLNNVPSFTDQHLQSLTSWERLSRLELRDSFRVTANGLRSCATKDGLCGVEGLSRLKFLEIGITGRQGYQLQMASLGLGAGWLGLEELSLGGKEVGPGLLCASRLKDLKCLCLWACTLSEMQIVRSCRMLRGLRRLEFLDVIFQPRQCPPVVEGEGGGGEEQDSEEAAGGDNSNDENKTLDLNDPIPSLRRSLAVLLPSCILVFTNCSVQINAD from the exons atggATGAATTTAAAGCCTGTAACCTGGACTACTTTCCcgaaaacattttaattgacgTGTTGTCGTACTTGAGCGTACGAGAGCTCGTCAGAGCTGGAAG AGTGTGTAAGAGATGGAAACGCCTTGTTAAAGACCAGAGACTGTGGAGATTTGTCGATCTGACTGCATGGAAAGGG GTGACATCCCGCATACTTTGGCTCCTGCTGCGTCAGTATCTGGGTTGCGGACTAAGGTGTCTACGGTTGCGTGGTTTGCTGCTTTCTGCTCGAGGGGGCACCTTCCTCTCTGAGTCTTGGCTCAAAGCTTTGTCCACAAAGTGTCCTCGCCTGAGCAAGCTCTATCTTCTGCATGCAGACCTGAGAAGCCTGCCCAGTTGCCAGCTCCTACCTCCTTCTTTGCAGATGCTGGAGCTACGTGGTTGTGAGCTGCCTCGCGAATTTTTCAACCAGACTCCCACTTCACCTGCTGGTTCCCAAGAAAGAGGAGAAGCCTCATCCAGTGTTGGTGCTCAACAGCAAAGAAGGGATCAGAAAGGAAAAGGGCTTGGCTCTCCAACAGGGATTGGTATTGAGAGGTTAGTCCTCAACAACGTGCCCTCTTTCACAGACCAGCATCTGCAGAGTCTGACATCATGGGAGAGGCTCAGTCGATTGGAGCTGCGCGACAGCTTTCGTGTGACGGCTAACGGGCTCAGGAGCTGTGCTACCAAGGACGGCCTCTGTGGTGTGGAAGGGCTTTCCAGGCTCAAGTTTTTGGAAATAGGCATCACTGGGCGGCAAGGCTACCAGTTACAGATGGCCTCTCTCGGGCTGGGGGCAGGATGGCTCGGACTGGAGGAGCTGAGTCTGGGTGGTAAGGAGGTGGGGCCAGGCTTGCTCTGTGCCAGCCGTCTGAAGGACCTGAAGTGTCTGTGCCTGTGGGCCTGCACGCTCAGTGAGATGCAGATAGTGCGGAGCTGCAGGATGCTCCGTGGTCTCCGCCGGCTGGAGTTTTTGGATGTGATCTTCCAGCCTCGACAGTGTCCACCagtggtggagggggagggtggTGGCGGAGAAGAGCAGGACAGTGAGGAAGCTGCAGGAGGCGATAACAGCAACGATGAGAACAAGACATTAGATCTGAACGATCCCATTCCAAGTTTGCGTCGCTCACTGGCTGTCCTGTTGCCATCCTGCATACTAGTTTTCACCAACTGCTCTGTTCAGATCAATGCAGACTAA